The following is a genomic window from Caproiciproducens sp. CPB-2.
ACGGTTTCCGTCATCATGCTTCTCTCATCCGGCAGTCCTGCAATAAACCTTTTTACCTTTTGAACCCATTCAAGTTCGTTAGAATAAAAGGACTGGATATTTTCTCGTATCAAATCTAAAAGCAAGACTTTGCCGGAAGACTTTTGTTCAGCAAAATAGCATTTATCGAGTTTTCTTTCAGATAAAACCGCTTGCATTTTAACAACATCGGCATATGACGCTAGCATGTTTTCCAAATCACCGCGTTTTAACTGATCGGACAAAGCAAGCTTAATCAAAAATTCCTTTTTGAAAACCGGTACGTCAGTAACGGAAAGCAGCCAGCTTTTCAACTCATGTTGGCCATCGTCAGTAATCGTGTAGATATTTTTTGACGGAGAGCCGTCTTGATGTTTCACCTCTTTTGTAACAAAGCCTTCGTCCAATAATTCAGCGAACGCTTTATAGATCTGGTTATTGTTTCCGGACCAATACATAAAAGGCGTATGCTCAATTATTCTTTTTAGATCATACCCGGTCAATGGTTCAAAACTTAACATTCCTAAAATGGCATGGTTAATTGACATAATCGTCTCGCTCCTTTATCATATGATAATAATAACATATGGTAAAATCATTGTCAACTGTCCCGTATCACTTTATCAGTGAAAAAAACCAGTTGCAAAATAGCAAGCAGGGCAAGTGTATAGACACTTGCACATTTTATGGATTTTCCCTTGCGGGCAAAATCCATAAAACTGCTTGTTGTTGGGGCAAGCCGCCCCAAACCCTGCGACTTCGGGCCAACTTGGCCCGAAGTCGGCGCTCCGCGCCTGTTATTGCGTCACCGTCGCTACCGCTCCTGTTCCTTATTTTTCTGCGTATCCGTCAGCCCAAACAGGTGGTCTATATTGGCTTTCGCCGTGACAACCTCCTGCATGTCCTTCCGCACCGCGCGGTAATCCCGATATGCGGCCCGTTTCTCTGCCGCCAGCTTTTGATACTCGGCTTTGAGCGCGTCCATCTTTGGGAGCTTCGCCCCGGACAGGACGTGCCGGAATGTGGCCTGCGCCGCCCGGTAAAGCGCGATTTCGGCCTCATGCTCCGCAAGATATTTCTTACTGTATTTCGCAGCCTCGTAGCCTTTAAACGCAGGCCGGGTTTTCGCGTAATCCATAATTGCCGCCTTTAGTTCAGCATTGACACTCATAGCGCCCTCGATGGACTTGATCTGACCGGAGAGAACGTGAAAGCGGTCTGCGGCCCCCGTCGCCCGTTTCTCCAACTGCTCATATTCCAGCAAACCGCTTTCTTGCAAGTATTGAAGCGTCGCCGCCATCTGTTTCAGGTTGAATATCTTTGCCCACCGCTCATACGCCGGGCCTTTCCCGGCCTTCATTCTGGATTGAATATCTATAATCAGGTTTACCTTGCGCGGCGGTGCGCCCCGGCCTTCCGACGAGGCAGCGCGGCCCTCAACGACCGCCTGTATATCCTCCTGCCCATAGCCTTTTCCGAGTGTGGAGGAACGGAGCCGGGTAAACCGTTTCTGTCCCTCGGCCCGGAAGCTGATAACACCGCCGCGCCCGTGCTTCACTTCGTAGCCGGCCGACACCATAGCTTGTAAAAAAGCGGCCATACTCTGCGGCTTTTCGGCAAGACAGCTATCAATCTGTGCCTTTAGCCGTTCCTGAAAGGTCGGGGGTCTGTTATCGTCCTGCCACTCGCCATAGTGCTTGAATTTTCCCTTGCTGTGGAGCTTCGGATGAGCGATATAAGACAGGCCGTTTTCAAGGCAAATCCGGTCGGAGAGGTGGCGCACGGCCCGCGCGGAACCGATAAAATCCCGGAATTTTCGGGTGCAGTCAAGGGCTGTGGAGTTGTAGTAAATGTGGTTATGGATATGGTGGCGGTCAATATGCGTGGCGACGAAAAAGGCATATTTGCCTTTCGTCCAGCGCATTCCCATTTCATAGCCTATCCGGTTGGCGTCCTCCGGCGTGATCTCGCCGGGAAGAAACGACTGTCGGATTTGATAGCACAAAATGTCCGCATTCTTTTTCTGTTCCCGGCCCGTGATAGCTTTGTACTTTGCCTTACTTAATAGAAATTCCGCGTCGGCGGTTTCCGGGTCGCATAGATAAGCGGCAATCAGTTCGCCGCCCTTCGTCTTTTCCGGGTTTTGCCCGTAATCGAAACGGTCTTTCATGGACTGTGCTATCGTTTCGCCCTTGCTGATATGATGGGTTTTGAAGTAGGTTGTCGCCAAATGCTTTCCTCCTTTCCTGTAAAAGCAACTTCGGGCCAAGTTGGCCCGGTGATACACGACATTCTCAGCCTGTGATGAAGTCCCGGAGTGAATAGTTAAGACCGTTTAATCTGTCAATCAGCCATTCCGCAATGGCGGGAATACCGAGAGGGGAAATGAGGAACGAAAGCGCCAGAATCACACTGCCGTCGAATTTTCCCACAGTGAACAGCATAATCACGCCGATTAGCGCCCCAATTCCCGAAACAATTTCCAGAAACGTCACGGCATAATGGGGAGGGCAATTACGCTCTCATGAAAAAGTTCAAGGAATGGGCGAAAGCCAATGGCCTATTCACAGAATTGGCTGTTATTTTGGGAATTTCACAGGATAACCCCGCAACGACGACGCCTGAAAGCTGCCGCTATGATGTTGGCGTTGTTGTTTCCGAAGATTTCACAATCATGGATGCCGATGTAAACGTAGTGGAACTGTCCGGCGGAAGATATGCCGTTTTTACAATTGACCATACCGCAGAAGCGATTCAGAAAGCATGGGGCGAAATCTTCGTTCAGTTATCGGCTGAAAGCCAACAACCCGACGTTTCCCGCCCCATCCTCGAACGGTACATCCCCGCCATGATCGACAAGCATTTGTGTGAAATCTGCGTTCCCGTTTAAGACCGCTCCTCTGCTTTGTCGGAACGGCCTTTTGAGGCAACCGGCGCAGCGTCGATCATCTGCTGATACTGTTTGAGCGTGTCGCGGATGGACTTTTCCGGGGCGGGATATGCGAAAATCCGGGATTCCTCCGGCAAATCGTCTCTGCCGTTGTAAAGCTCCACGAATCGGCTCCCGGTGTCCACAATATAGCCGTTTTCGGTAAACGTGCCGCCGTCCTCCAAGGAAACGTCCCGCCCGTATGCCTCGTAGTCGATGTAGTTTTCCAGATATTCCGGCACTTCCAGCGCGCCCATTTCGTCGATCATGTAGCGGCCCAAATCGTCCTCGTCGCAAATACCGGGGTAATACTCGTAGCAGTCGAGGTTTTGTGCGAGGTTGATTAACTCTTTCAAGCCGCTTGTATGGTCGCCGCAGGAAAGGGCGGCCTCAAACTTTTCCCGGTCGCCCTCGTCCAAATCGTCCAGAAGGGTGGCGAGATAGTTCAGTTCATCCAGATCGGCGTATTCGGGCAGGCAGTCATACAGACCGGAAATGTCGGTTTCGTAGTCCGTAATGAAAATTTCCTCATACCGGACGCCGTCCACATGGATACGCTGGAAAAGGGCCTGCACTTCCTCGGTTGTGGCGGGGAACTTCAACCCCCCCCCGTCCAGAACTCCTTCGTTGTAGCGTCCGAGGTTGGTGACGAAGGCTTCAATCGCGCTCATTGGTTCCGGCCTCCGTGCGGCCCTGTCCCTTGACTGTCAGGATGCCGTTCAGCGTGGTCGCCGTGATATTCAGCCGCCCGGCTGTGGCTATATCGTTTTTCATATCCTCGTTCACGCCGTCCCCGCAGACAACCAGCACATGGGAACGGCGCAGAAGGTCACGCCCAATGTCGATGCCGCTTTTGTGTTCCTCCGGGATGGCGTCGTTGAGAATGAGGGGCAGGTAAAGTAGGGGGCAGACCGGGGAAAACCCTGCCTCGTATGCCGCCCGGCAGTACCGCGCCGCCTGTTTTGCGTCTGCGTTTTGATCGCCGCTCCATGCGGCTGTGATGTATGCCAATGGTCTTTTCATAGAAATAGAAAGCACCTCCGTTTCTGTCGCGCTGAATATGTCAACCTATCCTCCCGTCCTTTCCACGCTTGGAAAGGAAGCGGCTCAAGGGAATAATCCCCGTCGCATGGCCGCAGGAAAGCATAGCCGGAGCCTGCCGTCAAGAGCAAGGCCGCTTCGCGGTGGCGTTTCACGCAACTCTTGACGGCGGACACCGGCTATGCTACGAAAGTTGCGGCGACGGGGAATAAATCCTTTGAGCATCGGAGGTACGGGGCAGCGCCCCGCATACGGACTTCGGGCCAAGTTGGCCCGAAGTCACTTCTCCTGTTCGGCCTGTTTTTCCGGCTTCACAAGTTCCGGCTGCTTTTCCTTCCACTCATCGAGCAGCTTGATGATCTGATCCTTCATTTCGCGTGGGGTCTTTTCCTTTCCGAAATACTGAGAAAGCTCCTGACTTGAAATAATCACTTTGTCTACCTCCTTTTTTTCTTCGAGCATGATGCCGTCGATCACATCGCCGTTAAGCATTCCTTTTTGGTCAAGCTCCCGCATCCGCTGTGCCTGTGACAGCGACGGGGCCGACTGCTGGCCCTCAATGGCGACGGCGATATACCGCTGATTTTTCGGTTTGATGAAAGACATCTCCACCGCGGGAGTGAACGAAATCTTCTTATCGTCCACCATTTTCATCAGGTCGGGAACGAGGTCGTTGAGCTTAATATACCGTTGAACCTGTTTGACCGTCATTTTATTGCGCTCGGCCACGACCGTGTTGGAACGCTGTCCGTTTTCCGATTTGGGGCTGTCCTGACCCGAAATGGAGAGGTCGCCGCGTGCACCCTGCCGCTTGATGGCCTCCAACTGCATTTTCAGGGCTTTGGCCCGTTCGCTCGGCAGGATGTTTTCACGCTGATTGATGTTGTCCTCCACCATCTGCGTGATTGCCTCGTCGTCGGAGAGGTTGCGGACAATGCAGGGCATGTCCGCATATCCGGCCAATTCGCTGGCTTTCTGGCGACGATGGCCGGATATGATTTCGTACCCGCCATCCTCACGGGGCCGGACAATGGCGGGCTGCGTTACGCCTTTGTCCTTGACGCTCTCCACCATCGCCCGCATGTCATCATCGTCCCGAACTTGGAACGGATGATTTTTGAAAGCATGAAGCTCGGACAGATTGAGGAAAACAATCTGCTCCGTCTCGCCCTTGCGCGGTGGCTCCTTTGGCGGTTCCGGCTCCGGGGCCGGGGTTTGCTCCTTTGCCGGGGCCTTTTTTGCGGCGGTTGATGTCTGTTTTTCCGCGCGGGGCTGGCGCTCCTTTTTGGGAGACTTAGCCGTTTTTTCCGCTCCCAGTTTTCCCGGTGCGACGGCCTGTTTGGTATTATCCGTCTTTTGGGGACTGCCCCTGTGTTCGGGTTTCTTTCCCGACATAAGCTCGTTGATTTTGCCGGACGAAACAACCACGTCACCGGGGGCGGGAATGTGCTCGCCGTCGATGTCTGACGGCGTGGGTGGATCAATCGGTTTTTTGTCGTCATGGGCCAGCGCCGCTGTTTCTTCGGCGGTCGGTTCCGGGACGGCGGAAGCGGTTTTTTCCTCTGCCGGAGCCTCACCGACCGGCCCGGTTGCCGCTTCCTCCGGCATATTGGGTTCGTCTTTTGTCATACGTTTTTCCCCCTTGCTGATTTTTTGCAGTAAAAAAGGGCCGAGAAAATTCCCCGCCCATTCTGCCTGTTTTGAAAATGACCGGCTTAATCCGCAATCGTGAAATCCAGCGTCAGTTCATGCGAAACGGTTCGCGCGTTTGCCCAGGCTAAGCCGAATTTAGCGGTAAGCGCCAGATCCCCCGATGCTCCGTTCGCGCCGAGCGTCCCCAACGGCACTTCCGACGCAAGATCGCCCATATAAACGGGAGCGTCCCGGTCAATCTTCGTCCAGCCAGAACCGGCTGTTTTACCAATTTCTACGCCGAGTGCCATGCCGCTTCCGGTTTGCGCCGCCGTCAGGCTATTCCAGTCCGAATAGGACGTAGGGGCGGCGTCACCGATTCCGGCGGTCGCTTTCAGGCCCGCGACAGAAACCCCGACGGGGAAAGTAGAGTTATTGGTGATTGGAATGTCCGGCGCGGTGAACGGCGTATCGCTGTTTGGGTCGATGGTATAGCTGATACTGACCGGGTGCGTCACGGACACCAGTTCATCCGTATGGTAGTGCGCGACAGCCGAAATGTTCCCGGCGTTGTCCACGGCGGCGATATGAATGTAAAAGCTGCTGCCGGACGGACGGGGAAAAGTGTAGCTGTCCGCCGTAGTTGTAATGCTCCCGTCCGGGACGGTATCCGGCTTATCATCCACCACTATGGAATAGCCTTTCATCCCGGTTTTTAGGGATGTTGATATAACCGGGGAATCGTATTTCGCGCCGTCGTTTTGCCCTGTGGCCTCCACATAGTATTGATACTAAAGGAATTGGAGGACTGCCCCTTAACCGAGTTTTAGTAGATATAAAGTAAATAAATTAGCTGAGTGGCAGCATACCAGATAATTAGGGTGCGCGAGCTAGACAATTACGGCAATTTTAAGTTTTTCGGTGTAAATATTGCTTGCAGATTGCCCGTAAACCATTGATATTACTTGATTTCTTCAAGTCCTATAATTTCACTCCGACCATTGAAAAGACCGTCGACTTTTGTCGACGGTCTTTTATTTGCTTGTATTTATGCAGGTTACGGGCTTTATATATGGTATAAGTCCTATAATTACCCTCGAAAGAAAAATTGAGTGACGGGATTTATCGGTAAGTGGTATAATGGCCATAAAACAAATAAATTTCAGGGGAAGTGTACGTTGTGAGTATTTTTGGTGTAGGAACGGAAACCTATTTATATGTTAATGGACTAACCATCAACAAAGCCCTCCTTATTAGCAATAACAAAACGCTTATGCCAGTAAAATGCAAATTGCCTTTAGACACAATTTCTAAACTAATTAAAAGGGACGTTGATTTTGCTATTGCTATTTTATGTTCAGGATCACTATCATCACAACTGAAAATTGAAGCTGAAAATCCAAAGGATTTAGCTATCTCAGCATGGAATGCTCAATGGGATTTAATTCTACTAAGTGCTATATTCAATTGTAATTGTGTTTGTAATTTACAGTGCACACAGCCTTTGGAAGAAATTTCAAGTGACTCAGCACTTCAAGTTACAAATTATCATATGAAAGGATTGATTAATGAACCCTATACTGTTACTGATGAAAATTGCAAGTGGATTAACCAATATTTTTCTAATGCTCAAGCCTTAATAGAGAACGATTCCTTTATGATGGCTGTTCACTCAATGGCTACATATAAATGGAACCCTCATCCAAGAGTGCAATTGGCGATTTTGTGGGCGGGCATAGAATCGTTGTTTAGAATAAATAGTGAATTAAGTTTTAGAATTAGCCTATACATATCTAAATTTCTATCTGATAAGAATAGCGATGAAGCTAAAAAGATATTTGATGATGTCAAAAGTTTGTATAAATCTCGTTCTTCTGCTGTTCATGGAGACAATATTAAAGGTGATAGTACTACTCTTGTAGTAAGATCTTCTTCTCTTCTTAATAGGCTTATCGTAAAATGTATAGAAATAAATGGTTTGCCAGATATAGAGAATTTAATTTATTAGTGTTTGTAAATACTACTTGCCGACCGCCTGCAAACCGTTGATATTACTGTGTTTTCCCAAATCCTACAATTCCACTCCGACCAGCTTTATGATAACTCTCCAGCTGCGCTGACCACATAGCCAGAGAGATATAATCATATTATTGCTTGGCATCCGGAAGCCGGTTCCGCCGCATATCCACATTTCTGGTGCAGATAAGATCTATCGCGTTTTCAGGGAGTCCAGAGGCTCGCTCCGAGCTTTATATCACCTCGTTCCACATTTTCGCTCATTATCGCGTAGCTTGAATTTGGTTCGGTCCAATAAACTCCGGTATTACTCTTCCGGCAAGCATAGGTAGCAAGCTGACACGAGCATTTGAAATGATAGTTCAAATGCTGGTCTTGACTCACTAACTAAGTTGTCAAGGAACGCCAGCCTCGTGCTGTGACTGCATCGGTCATGATGAGGTACACAATGTTTGTCATTGTGGAGATATGAGAAAAACAAAAGTCTGCACCCTAATGGCCACATAAGGGTACAGACCTTGACATGTATCCGAAATGCGTGTTAAAATAACACCGCATAAAACGGCATTCACAAGTCATAATGGGGTCGTTGCCCACTTATGGCGCAAGGCGATTAACTGTTTGGTCGACGGTTTTTCGCCTGTGGATGCTTTTTGTTATACACAAAAAATCAGTCCCTTTTGGGCAGATGATAATCCCTTCGGTAGTGGCCACGAGGTAAACACAGTCCCCGATCTGGATGTGGTTTGATCGCGCCCATTCAACAGGAAGATTAAACCGGCTAATGCTAAGCTTCAGGCTTTTATTGCATTGCATGTAGACCTCTGACGTTTCATGGATGCCATAAAGCTTGCGGATACTTTTGTCGATCACGATCCGGTGCCTTGCTGAAACGATTGCCGGCAGGCCAATGATTTTTAGATATTTCATTTCTAATCTCCATTCATAAAAAATGAGCAGACCGGGATTGTTCCTGATCTGCTCTTGTTTTTTCGATGTGGTTCCCCATTCTTTCAAAGCAGGGAAAAAAAGGGCGGGCATTGCTTATTAAAAAATCATCCATGGCTGCATTTTACCCATCACCGGATTTATCACTTTCATATTTTCTCTTATGGAGAAGTTTCCACTTAGCCATCTTAGAGATAAAGTCTTTTTTTCTCTGCTTTAACGTAGCCTTCGTTGTGGAATTAGTTTCTTGGGGTGTCATAAGCCGCAGCTTTAGCAGACGAGAAACGGTCAACGGCTTCGCTGAGATGTATTTCTGCCGGCGCGGGAGCAGGCAGCTGTGCACCTGTCTGCCGGGTACCGTGCTAACCATCGGATTCTCGCCGGCTGGAATATCTGCCGGCACATTGGGTATGTATTCGGGAATTTCAATCTGTTCAAAGGTCTCCTTCGCCTGTGGAAGGTCTATTATATCTTGTTTTGTGTCTTCTTTTTTGTCCATGCCTGGCTGATCTGAAGGTCCCGAAATCTGTGGCTCAGTGAATACTGTGTACCGATTTGAAGTCTGCCCGTTATTTAAGCGGTGACGCAGCTCGGAAATGACCATACCCGCCTTTTCCAGTTCCCGTAAAGCCCTCGTCACCGTCGCTACATCTTACAAGCCTCCGCAATCGTCCTTTTAGACGGCAAGCATTCGCCGTTGATGTTGCTGCAGCTTCTGAAATAAAGAGAGCAGCCAGAAAAGCGACGGCTGCTATAGACATAACAATGGCAATTGTACTTGGCATAATTTTTTCCTCCTTAAAAAGGATATAAGAAAAGCACCTCCGAAGAGGCGCTAACAGATCTAATTAACGTACTATTTGAACATAATGGGAAATTACATACTAAGCGGTACTGAATTACGATAGTACGCGATTAGCCCATCTCTATCCTTTTTGATAAAAGTAATTGAATAATAGAAATCCTCCAGGTTGACAAATTTCCGTTTCGTTCGGCATAATCTTTAAGTGCTCTGCTGCATGTTTTATTCCATGCGTAGATTTCAATATTCCAGCCAAACTTTTCTTTAATACGCTTCAAATCCGATAAAAATCCTTCTCCCAATTGTTTACCAGCTCCATCACCAGTTAAAATTGCCATTGTTGATGGCTCATTATCAATTGCAGTACGTAACATCATGGTTTGTAATGACATGTCAACACTTTCTTGCTCCTTTCCATCTGCTGTCTTATTAAGCAATTGAAGTTTGATTCCCATATTCTGAAGGTAATCCCACAATGCGTCGCTCGGTGGCGGAACGCTACCTGATAGATAGGCACAATCAACATTCCTGTTCTTACAAACAAGCTGAAATAGCTTTGTAAAATCAGTTCGAAATAGTTCTCTTGGTGCTTTAGGTTCGAGTTCTGGCCGCACCGTCTCAAGTCCAGATATGTGAATATTTGAGTTGTCCCCAAAAATGTACATATTATATTTCCTCCATTATGTATAATAAATGTTAATTTAGTATTTCGCCTAATGCTATTATCCGAATATCTAAAAAATTTAGATTTCCAATTTATCATCTTCTTATATTACATTATATTTTTATTTTTTGTCTAATTCAACTAATTTTACCAAATTATGAATTATTGATCATATTTATTACCCATATTTCAAATCATCATTCCAATCCTTTTTGATAGACTTCAAAATACTCACTTCATAAGGCCGCTGCAATTGTTCTCGCGTTTCTTCGGACAGATCTTCCACATACATCCCTTGGGAAAGCCTATGCAGTGTTTCCTGAATAATTGCGTCGGCCTTGATACCGGCGGCGTCATTATCCATGCATAAAACGATTTGATGGATTCCCAGATACTCTGATAGGAAGCGGAGCAAGGCGAGTGGAGCCGTGCAGCCCAAGGCAAGGTAGCTATGTTTCTGCCATCCTTCTCTTTTGTTAAGGGTAATGAAGGACAGCATGTCAATAGGTGCTTCAAAGACATAGAGTCGCTCTGATCCACCGTGGTAATTGAAGAAAAAATCTTTTTCAGAGCCGTCTACATCACCCCGGTATGGCTTTTCAGTAAGCGTTAAGCGTTCCTTTCTGATGAGCCGCCTTGGCCTTGCCGGTTGAATCGTATCCGACAAAGACGGCGTTATGTGTGCTGGCGCTTTCATATAGGCTTCGGTTATGTACAAAGAAGGAAATGATTTCAGAATCAATGCGCCGTTCCTGCATCAGATAGGCATAAACACGCTTCATATTGCGGCTCTTACCGGGCAGCACGAACGGGCGCCGTTCTCTTCCTTTTTTTAGCGTGATCTTTCAAACTCAATTCCGTTATAATCCTTGCAGTTCAGCGTACAAACGGCATCCTGAAACCGCATGTTAAAAAAGGTGCAGAGGAAATCAATCGCGGTTCCTTTGTCGCCGGTGGAGTGATCATAGAAAATGTGTCCGCGAAACTTGACGCTGTGGTTAGCTGCCCACATCCATTCTGTGCCACTCCGCTCGGATTTTTCTCCCTTCGCGTCCAGAATGTTCTTAATCTCCGTATGCGCGGCTACATAGATTTCTTCTTCCGTAAACGGTATGAATTTTGACAAATGAATTCCCCCCTACATTATTTCTTCCTGATCGTCATATTGATGGCCGTGGACTTCTTTGAGTGCCTTATATAATAAATCCGGGTCAGGGTTCCCCTGCAGGATTTTTTGAAATCCTGCGAGAGCGGCCGCATAGATTAGCTGCGCTTTGAGTGCGTCAACAGGGATGCCTTCCCCTTTCTGTCATTCTGGCGAGCTGAAACTGAGAATAAGGATCGCCTTTCACAGCGCTCATGGAAAACCATTGCGCTGCAGCGGCGTAATTCTGAGCCGTGCCGTTCCCGGAGTAAAACATCAGTGCAATTTTGCGTTCCATGCCTGCATCCGGCTGCTTATGATCGAGAGAAATAAATCCGGAAATCGCTATAGAGCAGAATTTCTGTGCCAGTGAATCATCTTTAGGAATTTCCTTTCCCGCTGATAAAAGCAAGCCCAGCTGATATGCTGCAAAAGGATTCCCTTTCTCTGCGCATTTTCGGAACCAATCAACAGCACCCTGTACGTTCTTTTCCACGCCGATACCGGATAGCAAAGCTTTGGCAGCTGCAAACTGAGCGAATTCATGCCCCAGCTTTGCCGCCGCCAAAAAGTATTGGAGAAGTTTTTTGGAAAGAGAGTCTATTTGCTTTCTGTTCAGCTGATCGGTGGAGCCGCTCTGGATATCTGACAAAATATCGTCGATCTTTTTTTTCAGGTTGTCCCGGATCTCCGTCTTATGCTCATAAATATGCCGCCTTTCATCTTATTGATGCCGGACACGTTCAGGTGGCCGACTTTCGGATTATCGGTAAATACAAAAAGGTGGATGTGAGGATAATGTGTTGTATTATGCATTCCGGCGTACCAGTGAAGGTCGGATACGGGGATATTGGACGCTTTCGCAATGACATCAATCTTCTGCAGGACCAGATCGCGCCAAGGCTTTTGATGATCATACCCCAGCGCATCGGCATCTTCCCGCCGCAGGGAGATAACGTGCGTCCAAATGCTTGCGATTTCCTCCTGAAGGCTATACGCTCCCTCCCGACGATAATAAATCCATGTCCAATCCGTTATTACGTCGGGGACAACTCCGACCCATCTCGCCGCTTCCTCCCTTGGGAGATTTCCTGCTGTATATTCTCTTGTTGTTCTTTCCTTTTCCGCTATCGCTATTTTGCTTTTTCTTGACATAGCAATGCTCCCTTCATGTTCAACAGTGTTTTTCTCTTTCACTGTCTCTCAAAAGGGAGCATATAAAAAATCCGGTGGTCAAAATTTTAATTTTTTAGTTCATCTTGCGGCTCTTGCTTTACTTTTTGTTTGTGTAATTTTAAGGACACTGCTAAAAGCAATTCCGCTATTTGCTCACGTGCCCGTTCCGCAGAACACATCCGGCGCGAGTTCCCGTATGTTTGCCATCCTTTACCACTGTTTTACCGTTGATCATTACCATGTCAATGCCTTCCGGATACTGAGCGGGATCTGTGAAGGTGCCCTTGTCAATGACGGTGTCCGGATTAAACAGCACAATATCGGCGAAATAGCCGGGTTTAAGCTGCCCGCGCTCTTTGATGTGCATGGTTTCCGCGGGTTTGGTGGTCATTTTGTAAACTGCTTCCTCCAGCTTGAGCGCTTTGTCCTCGCGCACATACTTTCCGAGAATTCTCGGAAAGGTTCCGTATACGCGGGGATGCGGCTTGCCGCCAAGCAACCCGTCGGTGCAGGCGTTCATCTCCGGGCGCTTCATGAAGCGCCGCACATGCTCCTCAGTGCCGTAGAAGTCCACCATGCCAACGGCGTTTTCTTCTTCCATCAGCAAATCAAAGGTTGCATCGTAAGGATTCTTGCCGTGCAGCTCACCGAGCTG
Proteins encoded in this region:
- a CDS encoding tetratricopeptide repeat protein, with the protein product MSDIQSGSTDQLNRKQIDSLSKKLLQYFLAAAKLGHEFAQFAAAKALLSGIGVEKNVQGAVDWFRKCAEKGNPFAAYQLGLLLSAGKEIPKDDSLAQKFCSIAISGFISLDHKQPDAGMERKIALMFYSGNGTAQNYAAAAQWFSMSAVKGDPYSQFQLARMTERGRHPC
- the mobL gene encoding relaxase MobL gives rise to the protein MSRKSKIAIAEKERTTREYTAGNLPREEAARWVGVVPDVITDWTWIYYRREGAYSLQEEIASIWTHVISLRREDADALGYDHQKPWRDLVLQKIDVIAKASNIPVSDLHWYAGMHNTTHYPHIHLFVFTDNPKVGHLNVSGINKMKGGIFMSIRRRSGTT